The following nucleotide sequence is from Mobula birostris isolate sMobBir1 chromosome 15, sMobBir1.hap1, whole genome shotgun sequence.
TAAGACATCAAACTTCACTTAATGCACAACTTTTACCAAATATTAGTTGTAGTGCAATTCCAAAAGCGAATGTTTTGGGTAAACATCACTGTTTCGCTATTCTGATACTTTTGGTATTCACTCACTAAGGGCTACTCAAGGCCAGGGGAACACTCACTGAATGCTTCGCTGCCCTTGAGCGAGACAGTTTTTTGTTTATTAAAGACCTTTATTCCTAGACCCTTGGCTCTCTTATACAAATAAATTGATGATAATTTATATTAGGGCATAAGGGAGTGGTGAggtgttcagtgggattggaaaattaaaatggcaGGAAAGAGTTGTGACGGTTTGAATACTAAGTTCAAGTATTTTAATTTCTTGGTTCGATTGAAGTTGCCTTGCCTTTTCTGTAGTTTTGTCCTAAACTTTGCACAGGCTCATTGGTTGCTGAATGACCTGTTGTAAAATAGTCACTGATGCTTAATTGCAGAATATACCATTCTTCCTTCCTGATTAAATGAATGAGGAGCAAAAGTCACACCTGATGTACAATAAGATTTTGTTCATTTGGTACTGTGCCTGAAGTAGCCAGTATGTGAAAATGTTATTTTGGTTATaacgatttttttttttacagtccaAACCAGGTTGCTGAAAAGGTCGCTTCTCGAATTGCTGAAAGCTTCAGTGATGCAGCCCTTATTATGGTACAGTATTATTGCAGATAAGTGTCATGTCAGCTTTAATAGAACAAGGCTGTTTAGTGTTTGAATTAAACATTTATGGATCAGGAACCAATATGCTTATTGTACCCTTGGTGATTAAATTTCAGGACAATTACTGAAAATGTTGGCTCTGgggcagggcttcccaacctttttgtTTCATGCCAAGGACCCGTACCATTAGCcgtggggtctgtggaccccaggttgggaatgaATCACTCTTCGAGAGTATTACAGATTAGAAAATCCTCACTTCAATTAAAAATTTATTTTTAGACTGAATTTGATTCTCTGATCCCTTCTGAGAGAGTAGGTAGATCTATAACAACAATATTCTACAGGAACCCAACTGGTTGAGCTGCCTTTGTGGGAAGAGAAGAATTGTTGAGTTATTTAAGTTaaagccctgcatcaggactgatttGGAGAAGCAAGCTGGTGAGGGTAGAGAAGGAGAGTGCCAAGAAGAGATTCTGAGGCAATTGGTACAAGATGATACCTGTAGTGCCAGGTAAGGGAGGTGAGTGGGAATGGAGTTGAAGGCTGTGGCAGGTGAGTGATAGAGGCATAGGTAGATCTGTGGTTGGAACCAGTGTGTGAAACTGCCACAAACTAATACCAATTATGGGAACCCCAAAGGCTGAAAGTGGTGGTGAAGAGAGAAACAATGCCACATCAGTTTCACTTGTGATTCTGCCATGCCATAGGTTATTCTGCTTATAATACTTTGACTCTAGCAATTCTCTTTTAAGGTTGATAATCATAAATTTACAATGGACTGTGAAGAACAATCTATTGTAGTATATGAACATCATGAAAACAAGTGGCGATGCAAAGACCCAAATACGTGAGTAGAAATGTTAATTTGCATAGGTTGTGCACTAATTGATTTTCCATGTGGGGAAGAAAGAGCATGTATCCATGTATGTTTTAATTTGAAAATATCTACAGTAGCTTGGTTAATATCACTGTCTGCAAGATCCCCACCAGAGATCTGAATatcaaatgggggggggggggagaagatgcTGTGCTGTCAGATCTTCAGTGGAGTGCCTAATTAGAGGGATTCCCTACCACTTTTTCACCAAGGTGATCTCCCCTGCTCTTCAATGATAATTGTTATCAATATTTCACAACATGCTTATTTTGAAGAATCTGAAGAAAATCAAGACATTGCGTGCTTTGTGCAACAATAACTGAACTAGTCCTCATTCTTTCTGACCCTTGATATTTTCTTTCATGCTTATCCATCTTCCTTTTGAATGCTGAATCTGTGTCAATCTGCCTCTCTACCAGAGGCCTTTAGGTTCAGATCCAGGGAATAACTGTTAAACACAGTTTACTTAAAAGTACATACTCTTTATTAGCAAGCTTGCGTTCTCAGTTGGCAACACAGTCTCTGTTCACCGAGCTTGAGAAAACCTGCGGCCAAGTGAGCCCAGAATACTGTGTGGAGCCGCTGTTATACATTGTTTTCACATACAGATAAGGGTAGACCGAGAAGCTTCTCATGGAACAAAAACTTCTTTGTTCATACATTATTCTCACAGAACGACTTGTCAAGTTGCCAATAAGTCAGTGAGGTTCCAGTCCTTTTAATTCTGCATATAATTCCTCATTTGCACTCAAGACTCTCACCAGCACCTACAAGGGCAATTGCTTAGCTACTGTCCGGCACTTTTGTGCATTTAAATATCACCTATCAGATGCCCTTGTAATCTCCCATTCGAAGAACAGCCCCAACCTCTCCAGGTTACTGACACGATTAAATTTTTTCATCAAATGTCACCTACAGTAATTCCCATCTACATCCTGCAAGTCCTTTGCATGTTTCTTGGACTGGGGACTGTACTGCACTTGTGTTTGAAACAAAATTTATCATGATGTCCTTATCCTAGTATTTTATGCCtatttataaagttcaaagtaaatttactatggcagtacatgtcaccatatacaacctgacaTTCACTTTCTTGCCAGTCTACTCAATAAATTTATAATAGAATCAAAGACTGCAGGAACTTGCATGttcaacagtgtgcaaaagacgacaaactgtacaaatagaaaaagaaagattAATAAATAATGAACATCAAGAACctaaggtgaagagtccttgaaagtgagtccatagcttctGCGAATATTCCAATgaaagggcaagtgaagttgagtggaattatcccccttggttcaagagcctgatggttgaggtgtaataactgttcctgaacctgatggtgaatcctgagactcctgtaccgccttcctgatggcagcagtgagaagagagcgtggcttggttggtggggggggtcactgatgatggatgttgcttttccaCACAGTGGTTTTACCACTTGATGGCTTTAACATATCCGTTACTTTTTcatgtaggattttctgttcaagggcattgatgtttccatgccaggttgtgaagtagccagtcaatacactctctacCACTCTTATGTAGAAGCtcttcaaagttttagatgtcatgtggaATCTTCTCGAACTCCTAAGAAGAGGCGCTGCAGTGCTTTCTTCATTCGTGcgcttgtgtgctgggcccaggacaggtcctccacaatgataacaccaaggaatttaaagttgctgaccctctccacctctgacaacCCAACGAGGACTgggtcatggacctctagtttactctttctgaagtcaataatcagttcattgatcttgctgacattgacagtgaggagccaatgagatggtaGCAACTGTGGAACTATTGGTCCGGTGAGCAAATTTGTGTgcatccaagtcacttctcaggcgggggttgatatgtttcatcatcaacttctcaaaacactttatcacagtggatgtaagtgctactagacagtagtcattgaggcaggttgtcaCATTCATTTTGGGCACCAGTGTAAGTGAAGTCTGCTTGGAGCAGGTAGGTACCTCGGACTGTTGAAGTGAGggtttaaagatctcagtgaacactccagccagttgatcagcacaggtctttagtaattggccaggtaccctgtctgggcctGATGCTTTTCATGAAGGCTGCTTGCAGATCAGCCTcaggactgaaatcacaggatcatcaggagcTCTAGGAGTTTGTGGTGGTCCCTCCATGTTTTAACGGTCAAACCAAGCACAGAAGATATTGAGCTCATCTGCAAGTGAACCCCTCTTGTCTATGCCACCTGATTTGAAGTGATAGCagtcaagccctgccacaactattgagcatccttcattgtttcaagtttagtctggaattgtgACTCAGTCCAcgaaatggctttctggagattgtacctggacctcttgtaactttcttggtcactggACTTGAATACTGCTGACCGGGTCTTCAGCAGATTACGAAATTCAtggttcattcagggcttctCATTCGttaagactctgaatgattttgtggggatgcaCTCGTCTGccactgttttaataaagttgtgacaaccatggtgtattcattcagatccacagataagTTCTTGAACACGGCTCAGTCCACTGACTCGTAGTAATTCTGTAGCTGCCCCTTTGACTCCCGCGGCTGCATCTTGGTTGTCCTAATTTCTAgtgctttgctctttagcctcttcctgtatgcaggtagaaggacagccaagtgctCAGATTTACCAAACTGCGGTCTGGGCATGATCCAGTAGGCATTCCTTGTATTAGTACCGCAGTAGTCTTGTGTGTTCAGTAGTCCAGTACCTTGCATAATTTTCTTAATTTCCCAACCACCTTGCTGTTTAGAACAAATTAAACACACTGTTCTTGTATTGAATTGTGCCGTATTCTTATTGCCTCTATTTTCTACCAAAAAATACAGTACTCTGCAGTTCATAAAATTTTCATCTGCTATCTAACCCCTGCAAACACACACCCCAATCCAGGCTGTCTTTAAGTCGGTCTATCTTTTCCCTCAGTTCATTTATTCCATCTTAATTTGCAGATTCCAAAACCTGAAATTGTGTCCCCAAGTCGATACAGAAGTAAAAGCGCTCATTCTGTTGACCCTTGGAATTTACCATTCATTTGTCTGGAAAAACAAATTTGTTTTAGTACTTtcaattttttgtgtgtgactaCTGTCTGCCATTAAATGACTTGAGTCTTGATGACAAGCTATTAATTTGTCATTTTAAAACGTTCTTTGAGCTGTAAGTTAAAATTGCCATTCTCTTCAGGAAACACTATTGGAGACCTCAAATGGCTTCTCATCTGCATTTCTGGTTTGAGAGAAATCTATTACTGCAATGGATAATATTAAATGGAATGTAAAATTTATCTCCCCTCACCGTGGTACCTTGCATGTTTCTAACTTAAGTCGGAGAATGAGCAGTCTCATTGTCTGCCTTTACCAGCTTCAAAAGTCATCTAATTGGAGTAGGATCATTTATTTCAAATTGCTGTAAATGCACTTGAAAGTACTGAAAGCACTTGTTTTGAGTCACTTATCAGAATTGACAAGTTTACCTTAACAGTTGTTCCAGTGTTAAATATCTCCTTGCATTACTTGCATTTATTAATTGGCCAAAGATAACATTGAAATTCCATTTCAAATAATTCCTTGTTAAAAGGAATGTTGTCCCAAATATAGAAGAGTAAGAACTTTTGGTGATGAGAAGGAGTTGGATTTAACCTGCAACTttgtgtaaactctagagcaggggttcccaacaatgtttatgctatggaccaacaccattaagcaagaggtctgtgaaccccaggttgggaaccccctgcCCTGGAGTGTTGGCTGTTTGTTTAATAGGGtgctgtgcaaaggtcttgggtgcctaagactttgatACAGAATGGTATTTCTCAACGTGGAATTGAGAGGGAGTTTtaaaatctggcgggagcaaaagaTATTTAGAATGATGAGGGTGGGGcaagtggcagaggagtgccagggatggGGGGTGCTAGCAAGGTTGCAAGACACACCCCTGAGACACCAGAgatcatttgatttcaaacaattggtttattgatcattacagaatgtctctctggtacttcctgctccctccccttttcccaaccatgattcccctctccctgcccccctcccactctcagtccacaatggagacccatatcagaatcgtgtttatcatcactcacatatgtcatgaatttttgttttggtggcagcagtacagtgcaatatataaaattactatagtattatgcaaaagtcttggcatcctagctatatatgtgcctaagacttttgcacagtattgtacattTCAGAATTTGGAACAAGCCCGTAATTTCTAACTTGTATTCATCGGAATAATTTATTTTGTACAGAGATTTCTGTGAAGATTGGTCAGAGGTGCAGCGAATCACAACCTGTCTACTGGATGGTAAATCCTATGACTCCTTGGTGGATTTTGATAACCACATGGATGATCTCAGGAATGATTGGACAAACCCAGAGATCAACAAAGctgtcctccatttctgctgattcACCGTTATGTGAATATTCTTGGGCATTCTCTTGACAAGTGGAAATGTGCAGCTGCCTTTGGCTGTAATGCGTTACCCTTTTGAATGTGAAGTCTGAACAGTAAAATGAAAGTCAAAACGTTGAGCACTCCAGTTCACTGCCAAGAGGTATCAAGATTTTCAAATCTCCTGATAATTGAGCCATGGGTCTCTTTGGCTTCCTCAGGAAAACAAGATTTGCAGTCAAATTGCCCTTTCTTTCTGTTAAATCAGATTTTGGATATTTCTAAAGATGTGAGTTATTGTGTAATTTGAAAAGAATTCATCAGTTGTTAACACTGTAAGAATAACTTGTGTTTAAACAATTATTTGATTAAATCAATTTAAACAGCTCTTGACAATAGCTGTAGTTGATATTTCTCTTCAGTTGCTAATGCAGTTCCTCCAATATTTAGGCATTTGATCCTCTTAATTTACACAGGTAAGTGTGCAAACTTTCAGTTGAGAAAATAAGTTTGAGATTTAGGGCTTTGGACAAACTAAATGATTACATTTCAAAGAGATTTCACTTGTTCTAAAGCATTTTTGGCTTTTTTGAGTTCTGTGAAAGAAAGGTTTTGCGTTAATCATATCAGTAACATTTTGAGGAATCCATTAATTTGAAACTGATTCTTTGTATAACAGCATTCTaattggaaaacaaatctttaaaTTGCATTCAAGTACCTGACATGATATTTTGAACATCTGATTCTTGATCCTTGTAGTCCATGTATTCTATCAAATGTTTTAAAGGAGTGAGTAAGAATGATTTGTCATGAAATGTTCATAACTTTTTGAAATTCTCATAATTCATTTAATTTGGATTTGTTTTATTACATCCAAGCTTTCCGTTAGTAAACCACTGATCTTGAAATTACAAATCTGTGTGCAGCCTAGTGTCTGTAAACTTTTCATAAACTAATATTGTACAGTATATTTCCATTTGCCGTCTACTTGGGATCTGGGATATACAAATAAGTTGCCATATTGTCATTAATCTTTTTTGGTTACGGTGCACAAAGTTGTTCTTCATTTGTTATCCCCACTGATGTtcccaaatttttaaaaactgcaaaATAATTCAAAGCTTAGTATTTCCATTGGAGGGCACTTGAATTTCTGTTTGGGTAATGAAATAATTACTTTTTTCATGATTATAATTGCTTACCGAAGCGTGTTAAAATGTGTTTGACTATTCTGGTTCTGAAGTTGACCTGTTGTTCAATTAGTCACATACTACCATATTTTTCACAGTACAATAGTTTCTGACTGATACGAAAAACTCTTGTACATTTTTGTGAATGTATATTCTGCAGCTAAGCTACAATCAGCCTCAgcacctgtggaaggagaaacagttaacattcttTTCAAAGATCTTTCATCACATAGTTCTTTAACTCGACATATGaactttttctccccccccccccccccacaggtgcCCTGGACCTTAATTTTTTATTCAAGATTTTCACtgcattttttttattctttcaagTCTTAGTTTAAATCTAGTCAAAATTCCTTTCTTTTAGTTCTGAGCTGTGTACCAACAAACATTCttgttcaggcttggagatgagaTGTTAGCATTGAGAGGAAATCCAAAGCTACAAATAGTTAATAAAAACAAATTAACTGAATTCTTccaccaaagtaaatttatgttgGTTCCTTATTTCCTGAAGTATGTTCCATGGAGAACTGCAGTCTGCTTGGATCAGTTAACATGGTTTTTGCTCTGCAAAAGAAAAGTATATTTTGCTCTTTTATTATGTTGTGATTCAACATGGTGAGAAGATTTTAATACATCTTTACAGAGCAGGAGCCAAAAGAAACTGGTTGCATCTCATCTTTCACCTGCTGAAAGAAGCAATTGTCATTCTTCTCTTCTtcatctcaccccccccccattgatTCTTCCAAGATTGTCCTCAAAGCAGTTGCCAGAAGATTTTATTTGAAATTGGGTCACAGATCAGCTGTGATCTCATTGGGATAATGGTTTAAGGGTCTAATTTGCCTGTGTCTATTCCTTTTGAAGTTTTCATAGTTTGTACTTTGTTCTAACCACTTAAATCCACTATTTACAAAAA
It contains:
- the emc8 gene encoding ER membrane protein complex subunit 8 — encoded protein: MTVFRLTTQAYCKMLLHAAKYPHCAVNGILVAERHKRKEGQPVLFVDCVPFFHGTLALAPMLEVALTLVDSWCKENNYVIAGYYQANERMKDSSPNQVAEKVASRIAESFSDAALIMVDNHKFTMDCEEQSIVVYEHHENKWRCKDPNTDFCEDWSEVQRITTCLLDGKSYDSLVDFDNHMDDLRNDWTNPEINKAVLHFC